One stretch of [Limnothrix rosea] IAM M-220 DNA includes these proteins:
- a CDS encoding phosphodiester glycosidase family protein, which translates to MLKSPQKISPKPNAKKHWRSWLLGISGVSCLLVLGAIAGLRSLRPALTEDWQPIYQGVDLLVTEIPDNLGKGRMMAVRVQWDTPGLEMQHREPDFPLPAEPWNQTEGDRLFKLTLADWALQRQQPSIFVNTTRYTPHQIWRSIPGNAVTTLETLVIDGQASHQHKHSYLLWWDKAGNARIETNKPPTTEILQTAVLGIGVQGVSISEGQARPGAMSGFADPIPRTFMGIDNTNKYLYLIAFEEITDAGMVEMAIALGVQDGAMVDSGDATHLLIGKDAKNITAHTGIRNRRPLAGYLLIFAEPLP; encoded by the coding sequence ATGCTCAAATCACCCCAAAAAATATCTCCGAAACCTAATGCAAAAAAACATTGGCGTTCTTGGTTACTGGGTATTAGCGGTGTATCTTGTTTGTTGGTCTTGGGGGCGATCGCCGGATTACGCAGCTTACGACCAGCCCTAACGGAAGATTGGCAACCAATTTACCAAGGCGTTGATTTATTAGTGACCGAAATACCGGACAACCTTGGGAAAGGTCGCATGATGGCGGTACGAGTGCAGTGGGATACGCCGGGTTTGGAGATGCAACACCGTGAGCCAGATTTTCCTTTACCCGCCGAACCGTGGAACCAAACAGAAGGCGATCGCCTATTTAAACTAACCCTTGCCGATTGGGCATTACAGCGACAGCAACCCTCGATTTTTGTAAATACCACCCGCTATACCCCCCACCAAATTTGGCGCTCAATCCCCGGCAATGCCGTTACGACCCTTGAGACTTTAGTGATTGATGGTCAAGCAAGTCACCAGCACAAACATAGCTATTTATTGTGGTGGGATAAAGCCGGTAACGCCCGCATAGAAACCAATAAGCCACCAACAACAGAAATATTACAAACCGCAGTTTTAGGCATTGGAGTACAGGGAGTGTCCATTTCTGAAGGGCAAGCCCGTCCCGGCGCAATGAGTGGTTTTGCCGATCCCATTCCCCGCACCTTTATGGGCATCGATAACACCAATAAATATCTTTACTTAATTGCCTTTGAAGAAATTACCGATGCCGGCATGGTCGAAATGGCGATCGCCCTTGGCGTACAAGACGGCGCAATGGTAGACAGCGGCGATGCAACGCACCTATTAATTGGCAAAGACGCAAAAAACATTAC
- a CDS encoding thioredoxin family protein, translating to MGKAEFIKDEMELEVLLGSASVLVVDCMAMWCEPCQLVAPLIDQLAEKYGDRATILKLNVDENPFVGPRFGVKSIPTVLFFKDGELQTAITGVKPYETFSSTLESF from the coding sequence ATGGGCAAAGCTGAATTTATAAAAGACGAAATGGAGCTAGAGGTGCTGCTGGGCAGTGCATCAGTTCTGGTGGTTGATTGCATGGCGATGTGGTGTGAGCCTTGTCAGTTGGTTGCTCCCTTAATAGACCAGCTCGCAGAAAAATATGGCGATCGCGCGACAATCCTCAAACTTAATGTCGATGAAAATCCGTTTGTGGGACCGAGATTTGGGGTGAAGAGCATTCCGACAGTACTGTTTTTTAAAGACGGCGAGTTGCAAACAGCAATTACCGGCGTAAAACCTTACGAAACCTTTAGCAGTACCCTAGAAAGTTTTTGA
- a CDS encoding glycosyltransferase family 2 protein, which yields MKDRLSLCMIVKNEADILADCLRSVQDVVGEIVILDTGSTDDTVAIAESFGAKIGHYEWSNDFAAARNEALRLVTKEWILVLDADETLNQRAIVDIEQAIAAPDTLVVNLVRYEIGAAQSPYSLVSRLFRNHPAVKFERPYHAMIDDSVAELMTAEPQWQITDIDTVAIFHTGYKREAIAKLEKSTRAKRAMEAYFADHKNDPYVCSKLGAIYVYEGLAKKGLKTLKQGLKCSANASPNLLYELHYHLANAFRKQDETDKAIKHYNQAIEQPILNKLKIGAHHNLGALLQTLGKADEAIAQHQTTVVIDPTFAPGHYHMGMALKAVGRAGDAIKAYEQSLKYDPLNPWAHQNLAAILYRIGQIEESAKFFKQAIALHEEQNPQEAAKLRAKLKDLFSEAF from the coding sequence ATGAAAGATCGCTTGAGTCTCTGCATGATTGTCAAAAATGAGGCTGATATTCTCGCAGACTGCCTCAGGAGTGTGCAGGATGTCGTAGGTGAAATCGTGATTCTCGATACGGGTTCGACGGACGATACGGTGGCGATCGCCGAGAGTTTTGGCGCAAAAATTGGTCATTACGAATGGTCAAATGATTTTGCGGCGGCGCGAAATGAAGCCCTCAGGTTAGTCACGAAAGAATGGATCCTTGTACTGGATGCCGACGAAACCCTGAACCAAAGAGCCATTGTCGATATCGAACAGGCGATCGCCGCGCCAGATACTTTAGTGGTGAATCTCGTGCGGTACGAAATTGGGGCAGCCCAGTCTCCCTATTCTTTGGTGTCGCGCCTATTTCGTAATCATCCCGCTGTGAAATTTGAGCGCCCTTACCACGCCATGATCGACGATAGCGTGGCCGAACTGATGACCGCAGAACCCCAGTGGCAAATTACAGATATTGATACTGTCGCGATTTTTCATACGGGCTACAAACGCGAGGCGATCGCCAAACTGGAGAAAAGCACCCGCGCCAAACGGGCAATGGAAGCTTATTTCGCCGACCATAAAAATGACCCCTATGTGTGTAGCAAATTAGGAGCAATTTACGTTTATGAAGGACTAGCGAAAAAAGGTTTAAAAACCCTAAAACAAGGGCTTAAATGTAGCGCCAATGCCAGCCCAAATCTTTTGTACGAATTGCACTATCACCTCGCTAATGCTTTCCGCAAGCAAGACGAAACCGATAAGGCGATTAAACATTACAACCAAGCCATTGAACAGCCAATTCTCAATAAATTAAAAATTGGCGCACATCATAATCTCGGAGCACTCTTGCAGACCCTCGGCAAGGCTGATGAGGCGATCGCCCAACATCAAACAACAGTCGTCATTGACCCGACCTTTGCACCGGGGCACTATCACATGGGTATGGCACTAAAAGCTGTGGGTCGCGCTGGTGATGCCATTAAAGCCTACGAACAATCTTTGAAATATGATCCTTTGAATCCTTGGGCACACCAGAATCTGGCTGCCATTCTCTATCGCATTGGCCAAATCGAAGAAAGCGCAAAATTCTTTAAACAGGCGATCGCCCTCCACGAAGAGCAAAATCCCCAAGAAGCGGCTAAACTCCGGGCAAAATTAAAGGATCTTTTCAGCGAAGCATTCTAA
- a CDS encoding DUF3592 domain-containing protein, whose translation MQLSQHWLKLGIAGFLIIGGGGISIFGFGLIEEAIAAQNWPTTEGYIRSTKLVRETRGKRNIPTHHLSLSYGYIVDKTAYIGDRHSFGNGNIASQRFRNRSQAIATQNKYPINSKITVYYNPKNPSSAVLTPHLKLTTFMPVTLGLLLCSGGLRLLFSSLQNPI comes from the coding sequence ATGCAACTATCACAACATTGGTTGAAATTAGGGATTGCTGGATTCCTCATCATCGGCGGTGGCGGCATCAGTATCTTCGGTTTTGGGCTTATCGAAGAGGCGATCGCCGCACAAAACTGGCCGACGACAGAAGGCTACATTAGATCAACAAAATTAGTGCGTGAAACACGCGGTAAGCGGAACATCCCAACCCATCATTTATCACTTTCCTACGGCTATATTGTCGATAAAACAGCCTATATAGGCGATCGCCATTCGTTTGGAAATGGTAATATCGCAAGCCAGAGATTTCGTAATAGAAGCCAGGCGATCGCCACACAAAACAAATATCCGATTAATAGCAAAATTACGGTTTACTACAACCCAAAAAATCCAAGCTCTGCCGTGCTCACCCCCCATCTAAAGTTGACAACTTTCATGCCAGTAACATTAGGACTTCTCCTTTGTTCCGGTGGCCTACGCTTACTATTTTCTAGCTTGCAAAATCCCATATAA
- the mddA gene encoding methanethiol S-methyltransferase: MSNKISRVLAFVYGIFCYITFIISVLILICFIENIFLPKTLDSDQAIALWQALSINTSLVSLFALQHSGMARQHFKQWWTTFIPKPIERSTYVLAASVILIFVIFAWQPLGISIWEITNPFIFYSLYSLSFVGWLLVALSTFSINHFDLVGLRQVYFNLSNQPYLELEFITPRLYQTVRHPMYSGVLLGVWCTPKMTLSHLIFAILFSAYIFVGIKLEEKDLITHHGEQYKTYQKQVPMLFPDLLKFRKTN; the protein is encoded by the coding sequence ATGTCAAATAAAATCAGTAGAGTACTTGCTTTTGTTTACGGTATTTTTTGTTATATTACCTTCATTATTTCAGTATTAATCCTTATATGCTTTATTGAAAATATTTTCTTACCAAAGACCCTAGACTCAGATCAGGCGATCGCCCTATGGCAAGCTTTATCTATTAATACTAGTTTAGTGAGCTTATTTGCTTTGCAGCATAGTGGCATGGCACGTCAGCACTTCAAACAATGGTGGACAACTTTTATTCCAAAACCGATAGAAAGAAGCACCTACGTTCTAGCTGCTAGCGTCATTTTAATTTTCGTAATTTTTGCTTGGCAGCCCCTCGGAATTTCCATTTGGGAGATCACAAATCCCTTTATTTTTTATAGCCTATATAGCTTAAGTTTTGTCGGTTGGCTACTAGTAGCCTTGTCTACCTTTAGTATCAACCACTTTGATTTAGTTGGCCTAAGACAAGTTTACTTTAATCTCAGCAATCAACCCTATTTAGAATTAGAATTCATCACACCAAGACTCTATCAAACTGTCCGCCATCCCATGTATAGTGGCGTTTTATTGGGAGTATGGTGCACCCCCAAAATGACCCTATCCCATTTAATTTTTGCCATCCTATTTTCCGCTTATATTTTTGTGGGTATTAAGCTAGAAGAAAAAGATTTAATTACCCACCATGGTGAACAATACAAAACCTACCAAAAGCAAGTCCCAATGTTATTTCCTGATCTTTTAAAATTTAGGAAGACAAACTAA
- a CDS encoding lipase family protein, with amino-acid sequence MVLRFNPRAKSLSKANLVCLAYCANLIYQPKQKIEASLKNLGFDLEGRNFFLSNPDTDTQCFVVGDRQKIIIAFRGSERKIADWATNTKAIRTNFSEDKTLGTVHRGFNAALNSLWPELETEIQALRTANQTIWLTGHSLGGALATLATAKLHLDNSQIPVSGLYTFGQPRVGSQKFSIAFNSQLKNITFRCVNNNDVVTRVPPQIFGYSHVGRLMYFDARGRLRNDRNLSWWARFWDRLEGRYRDVFDLDPDGIGDHSMAEYIQLALKAYKR; translated from the coding sequence ATGGTACTTAGATTTAACCCCAGAGCCAAGTCTCTTAGTAAAGCGAATTTAGTTTGTCTTGCTTATTGTGCCAATCTTATTTATCAGCCCAAACAGAAAATTGAGGCATCCCTCAAAAATCTTGGCTTTGACCTTGAAGGTCGAAACTTCTTTCTCTCCAATCCAGATACCGACACCCAATGTTTTGTGGTGGGCGATCGCCAAAAAATCATCATTGCCTTTCGAGGTTCCGAAAGAAAAATTGCCGACTGGGCGACCAATACCAAAGCGATTCGCACCAATTTCTCAGAGGACAAAACCTTAGGAACAGTGCACCGAGGCTTTAATGCAGCACTCAATAGCCTCTGGCCTGAACTAGAAACAGAAATCCAAGCCCTAAGAACCGCCAACCAAACCATTTGGCTCACAGGTCATAGTCTGGGGGGAGCTTTAGCCACCCTTGCCACCGCAAAATTGCATTTAGACAATTCCCAAATTCCGGTGAGCGGCTTATATACCTTTGGCCAACCGCGCGTTGGTAGCCAGAAGTTTTCCATTGCCTTTAACTCGCAGCTCAAAAATATCACCTTTCGGTGTGTCAACAATAACGACGTTGTCACGAGAGTGCCGCCACAAATTTTTGGCTATAGCCATGTCGGTAGATTAATGTATTTTGACGCAAGGGGAAGGCTACGCAATGATCGCAATTTATCTTGGTGGGCAAGATTTTGGGATCGTCTCGAAGGTCGTTATCGCGACGTTTTTGACCTCGACCCAGACGGTATCGGCGACCATAGTATGGCGGAGTACATTCAGCTCGCTTTAAAAGCCTATAAAAGATAA
- a CDS encoding DUF3386 domain-containing protein — MTQTLTAQDAFRAAYDNRYTWDKDFPGFTADVTFTHGEESHSGQVTIKPDMSFEVTGIEDEAAKKEIEGQLWEMTIHRVRRTFEESHGKNSFEFGEKDANGAQEIKVTGASMGNSYKIKNDTVTFVNRKIRNVIVNINTFETLDTDEGYLSLGYDSVYFDAETKEPQGGTTLFRDSFEKIDGYYVLTKREITSKENDEVVGEKVFTFSNIKF; from the coding sequence ATGACGCAGACATTGACTGCCCAAGATGCCTTTCGTGCCGCCTACGACAATCGCTACACATGGGACAAAGACTTTCCCGGCTTTACCGCCGATGTCACCTTTACCCATGGCGAGGAGAGCCATAGCGGTCAAGTTACTATCAAGCCAGACATGTCCTTTGAAGTGACAGGCATCGAAGACGAAGCTGCAAAAAAAGAAATCGAGGGGCAACTCTGGGAGATGACGATTCACCGTGTTCGCCGTACCTTTGAAGAGAGCCACGGCAAAAACTCCTTTGAGTTTGGTGAAAAAGATGCCAATGGCGCACAGGAAATTAAAGTAACTGGCGCTTCTATGGGCAACAGCTACAAAATCAAAAACGACACTGTCACCTTCGTTAATCGTAAGATTCGCAATGTCATCGTCAACATCAATACCTTTGAAACCCTAGATACAGACGAAGGCTATTTATCCCTTGGTTACGACTCGGTGTATTTTGATGCTGAGACAAAAGAGCCACAAGGTGGCACAACCCTCTTTCGAGATAGCTTCGAGAAAATTGATGGCTACTATGTCTTAACAAAGCGTGAGATTACATCTAAAGAAAATGATGAAGTTGTTGGGGAAAAGGTTTTTACTTTTTCTAATATCAAATTCTAA
- a CDS encoding DMT family transporter, with protein MNPVLQIAIATVLLGSSGVFIKFADLSPFVTTFFRAGIPLAIVSGIFFYRKEPLFWGASPLLLFISFLDAIRGLCYVIGFSYADLSSAVIILYTWPLFATLFSWVFLKEAIPKRNLLLLPCFLLGIIVIYAEGEISLSSSNFLGLTSVLISAILVACTVVMYKEKSETFSVYRLIFYQNFFAGTLAFPFLLFTRPFPNLFESTMGISYGFLIGFVGFVLFFSALNKLKASTTAILCYLEVLSTIIFGVLFFKEQLSPNVILGASLILGGSFFLKK; from the coding sequence ATGAATCCTGTGCTTCAAATTGCGATCGCCACGGTGCTGTTAGGGTCATCAGGGGTGTTTATTAAGTTTGCTGATCTTTCTCCTTTTGTCACAACTTTTTTTCGAGCGGGTATTCCTTTAGCCATTGTCTCTGGAATATTTTTTTATCGTAAGGAGCCTCTTTTTTGGGGCGCATCACCTTTACTGCTGTTCATTTCTTTTCTCGATGCCATTCGCGGACTGTGCTACGTGATTGGCTTTAGCTACGCAGATCTGAGCAGTGCGGTGATCATTCTCTACACTTGGCCGTTATTTGCGACATTATTTAGCTGGGTGTTTTTGAAAGAAGCGATCCCCAAGCGCAATCTTTTGCTTCTACCGTGCTTTCTGTTGGGCATCATTGTGATCTATGCCGAGGGAGAAATTAGTTTATCGAGTAGTAATTTTCTTGGTTTAACGAGTGTCTTAATCTCGGCAATTCTTGTCGCCTGTACTGTTGTTATGTACAAGGAAAAATCAGAAACTTTTTCTGTGTATCGTCTGATTTTTTACCAAAACTTTTTTGCGGGAACTTTAGCGTTTCCGTTTTTGCTTTTCACCCGCCCTTTTCCAAATCTGTTTGAATCCACAATGGGTATTAGCTATGGGTTTTTAATTGGTTTTGTGGGGTTTGTTTTATTTTTCTCGGCTCTGAATAAATTGAAGGCTTCGACAACTGCGATTTTGTGTTATTTGGAGGTTTTAAGTACGATTATTTTTGGGGTTTTATTTTTTAAGGAGCAGCTTTCTCCTAATGTTATTCTAGGGGCATCGTTAATTCTTGGTGGAAGTTTCTTTTTAAAGAAATAG
- a CDS encoding DUF3592 domain-containing protein, translating to MTQQLQPWQYWSSAIFAGTTTIGGAALIIFGISFLRDGFASKNWPTTTGEIKAVNIVREFRGSGNTRRVTHHLTLNYSYQVGGISYTNTRYSLGDGSTASKRYRERSQAIAEKNTYPIGSKIDVYYKPTEPSFAILQPGTNFGTFVPLVLGTFFLPSGIMLFVFILKYPPQ from the coding sequence ATGACACAACAACTTCAACCTTGGCAATATTGGTCATCGGCTATCTTTGCAGGAACCACAACCATTGGGGGCGCTGCACTAATAATCTTTGGCATCAGCTTTTTGCGGGATGGTTTTGCCTCAAAAAATTGGCCGACAACAACAGGCGAAATCAAGGCTGTCAATATTGTGCGGGAGTTTAGAGGGAGCGGTAATACAAGACGAGTGACCCATCATTTGACCCTCAACTATAGCTACCAAGTCGGAGGCATTTCCTATACAAATACTCGTTATTCCCTCGGAGATGGCTCGACCGCCAGCAAACGATATCGAGAAAGAAGTCAGGCGATCGCCGAAAAAAACACATATCCCATTGGCAGTAAGATCGATGTGTATTACAAGCCCACAGAACCCAGTTTTGCTATCCTCCAACCCGGTACAAATTTCGGTACCTTTGTCCCATTGGTTTTGGGGACTTTCTTTTTGCCCAGTGGCATTATGCTTTTTGTTTTTATATTGAAATATCCACCACAATAA
- a CDS encoding DUF4926 domain-containing protein, whose amino-acid sequence MNYSIKLLDVVALTIDLPDCNLPRGQVGTIVDILAEGKAFEVEFSDRQGRTFEFLGLTSEQFMVLHFEPIMPIAV is encoded by the coding sequence ATGAATTACTCGATTAAACTACTGGATGTCGTAGCTTTAACTATCGATTTACCAGATTGCAATTTACCGAGAGGACAAGTTGGTACAATCGTCGATATTTTGGCAGAAGGAAAAGCTTTTGAAGTGGAGTTTAGCGATCGCCAAGGCCGGACGTTTGAATTTCTTGGTTTAACCTCAGAGCAATTTATGGTGCTACATTTTGAACCCATCATGCCTATTGCTGTGTAG
- a CDS encoding BrnT family toxin, with the protein MQFEWDESKNLSNIQKHGIDFADVPIMFEREMLSRLDDRFDYGEERWIGIGFIRRGVAVVVWTERYQNTIRIISARKANRYERRQFEAYISN; encoded by the coding sequence ATGCAATTTGAGTGGGATGAATCCAAAAATCTCTCGAATATTCAGAAGCACGGCATTGATTTTGCTGATGTGCCCATAATGTTTGAGCGAGAAATGCTATCTAGACTCGATGATCGATTTGATTATGGAGAAGAGAGATGGATTGGCATTGGTTTCATTCGTCGCGGCGTTGCAGTAGTGGTTTGGACAGAACGCTATCAAAATACCATTCGCATTATTTCTGCACGAAAGGCTAACCGTTATGAGCGCAGACAATTTGAAGCCTACATCTCAAACTAA
- the purL gene encoding phosphoribosylformylglycinamidine synthase subunit PurL — protein sequence MTTCPFTPAEIASEGLKPEEYDEIVSRLGRHPNRAELGMFGVMWSEHCCYKNSRPLLSGFPTEGERVLVGPGENAGVVDMGDGLHLAFKIESHNHPSAIEPFQGAATGVGGILRDIFTMGARPIAVLNSLRFGNLDNPQTRRIFEGVIEGISHYGNCVGVPTVGGEVYFDKAYSGNPLVNAMAMGLMETEEIIKSGAYGIGNPVLYVGSTTGRDGMGGASFASAELTDDSMDDRPAVQVGDPFTEKSLIEACLEAFKTGAVAAAQDMGAAGLTCSTAEMAEKGKVGVLLDLDKIPVRETGMVPYEYLLSESQERMLFVAHKGREQELIDIFHRWGLKAVVAGEVIEEPIVKIMFKGEVAAEMPASALSDDTPIYHHELMAEPPEYAQKAAAWSVDALPSCDEKGIDGKTWSEVLLTLLDVPTIASKKWVYRQYDHQVQNNTVIFPGGADAAVVRVRPANGKPDDSTIGVAACTDCNPRYVYLNPLEGAKAAVAEAARNLSCVGAEPLAITNNLNFGSPEKPIGYWQLANSCKGISEACRALDTPVTGGNVSLYNETLDSDGKPTPIYPTPVIGMVGRVENIGKVCGLAFQNSGDKIYLLGTKAAVTLGGSEYLNTIHDTVAGIPPQVDFELEKAVQKVVRDGVAEGLLSSAHDLAEGGFAVAIAESCIGQGLGATVNIEAGGDRLDTTLFGETCGQILVSVSGSNQAAFEAKLNAAIAANFKQIGEVTNSGSLVINSGETTLINVSVEAMTENWSQAIARRLHA from the coding sequence ATGACCACTTGCCCCTTCACTCCCGCAGAAATCGCCTCAGAAGGACTCAAGCCCGAAGAATACGATGAAATTGTGAGCCGTTTAGGTCGCCATCCTAATCGTGCTGAGTTGGGAATGTTTGGAGTGATGTGGTCTGAGCACTGTTGTTATAAGAATTCTCGGCCTTTGCTTTCTGGGTTTCCGACTGAGGGCGAGCGAGTTTTAGTTGGCCCCGGTGAAAATGCTGGTGTAGTCGATATGGGGGATGGTCTGCATCTCGCGTTCAAAATTGAATCCCACAATCATCCGTCGGCTATTGAACCATTTCAAGGGGCTGCAACTGGGGTGGGTGGTATTCTCCGCGATATTTTTACGATGGGTGCGCGTCCCATTGCCGTCCTCAATTCCCTCCGTTTTGGTAACCTCGATAATCCCCAAACTCGCCGCATTTTTGAAGGGGTCATAGAGGGTATTTCACACTATGGTAATTGCGTGGGAGTGCCGACAGTTGGTGGTGAAGTCTATTTTGATAAGGCTTATTCTGGTAATCCTCTGGTGAATGCCATGGCGATGGGGTTGATGGAAACCGAAGAAATTATCAAATCGGGAGCCTACGGAATCGGCAATCCTGTTTTGTATGTGGGTTCCACAACGGGACGTGATGGCATGGGCGGTGCAAGTTTTGCTAGTGCGGAGCTGACCGATGATTCCATGGACGATCGCCCGGCTGTTCAAGTGGGTGATCCTTTTACCGAAAAATCATTAATTGAAGCTTGTTTGGAAGCATTTAAAACGGGGGCAGTGGCCGCGGCTCAGGATATGGGGGCAGCGGGTTTAACCTGCTCCACAGCGGAAATGGCAGAGAAAGGAAAAGTTGGCGTATTGCTCGACCTCGATAAAATTCCTGTGCGCGAAACAGGCATGGTTCCTTACGAATATTTATTGTCGGAATCCCAAGAGCGGATGTTATTCGTCGCCCACAAAGGCCGTGAACAGGAACTCATTGACATTTTCCACCGTTGGGGCTTGAAAGCAGTTGTGGCGGGGGAAGTCATTGAGGAACCCATCGTTAAAATCATGTTTAAGGGTGAAGTTGCCGCAGAAATGCCTGCCAGCGCGTTGTCCGATGACACGCCTATTTATCACCATGAGTTGATGGCGGAACCGCCCGAATATGCTCAAAAAGCAGCGGCTTGGTCTGTGGATGCTTTGCCGAGTTGCGATGAAAAAGGCATTGATGGCAAGACTTGGAGTGAGGTGTTGTTGACCTTGCTGGATGTGCCGACGATCGCCTCCAAAAAATGGGTATATCGTCAATATGATCACCAAGTGCAAAACAATACAGTGATATTCCCCGGTGGTGCAGATGCGGCGGTTGTCCGTGTGCGTCCTGCGAATGGTAAGCCCGATGATTCGACTATTGGAGTGGCGGCTTGTACTGATTGCAATCCCCGCTATGTTTATTTGAATCCGCTGGAAGGGGCAAAAGCAGCGGTGGCAGAAGCAGCCCGCAATTTAAGTTGTGTTGGTGCAGAACCTCTGGCGATCACAAATAATCTCAATTTTGGCAGTCCCGAAAAACCCATTGGTTATTGGCAATTGGCGAATTCCTGTAAGGGCATTTCCGAAGCTTGTCGCGCGTTAGATACGCCGGTGACGGGCGGTAATGTTTCCCTCTACAACGAAACCCTCGATAGCGATGGCAAACCTACACCGATTTATCCGACTCCTGTCATCGGTATGGTGGGACGTGTGGAAAATATCGGCAAAGTTTGCGGTCTGGCGTTCCAAAATTCTGGTGACAAAATCTATCTCCTCGGCACAAAAGCGGCGGTTACTCTCGGTGGTTCTGAATATCTCAATACCATCCATGACACCGTTGCAGGCATTCCGCCCCAAGTTGATTTTGAGCTAGAAAAAGCCGTCCAAAAAGTTGTGCGTGATGGCGTGGCTGAAGGGTTACTCAGTTCTGCCCATGACCTTGCAGAAGGTGGTTTTGCTGTGGCGATCGCCGAGTCTTGTATTGGTCAAGGTTTAGGCGCAACCGTGAATATTGAAGCCGGGGGCGATCGCCTAGACACAACCCTCTTTGGTGAAACCTGCGGTCAAATTTTGGTGTCAGTTTCTGGGTCAAATCAAGCCGCCTTTGAAGCCAAACTCAACGCGGCGATCGCCGCTAACTTTAAACAAATTGGTGAAGTCACAAACTCCGGTTCTCTCGTGATTAATTCTGGTGAAACCACGCTAATTAATGTTTCTGTAGAGGCAATGACTGAAAACTGGAGTCAGGCGATCGCCCGTCGTTTACATGCTTAA
- a CDS encoding DUF29 domain-containing protein encodes MEKILYEQDFVIWIESTVEKLKAGNFSELDLEHLIDEVESLGKRDRRELKSRLITLFEHLLKRHYVPMPNCYRGWEVTIRRTQSKLKDLLADSPSLGNLLEEIYLDCYREAVANMCIEYDVEFPQEYPFLNTSKGLLEEVKLND; translated from the coding sequence ATGGAAAAGATTCTCTACGAACAAGATTTTGTAATCTGGATCGAGAGCACGGTTGAGAAATTAAAAGCAGGAAATTTTTCGGAACTTGATCTAGAGCATTTAATAGACGAGGTGGAATCCTTGGGGAAACGAGATAGGCGAGAACTAAAAAGTCGTTTAATTACATTATTTGAACATCTTTTAAAACGTCATTATGTGCCAATGCCCAATTGTTATCGAGGCTGGGAAGTGACGATCCGCAGAACCCAATCTAAATTAAAAGACTTGTTGGCAGATTCTCCTAGTTTGGGCAATTTACTGGAAGAAATTTATCTGGATTGCTATCGAGAAGCTGTAGCCAATATGTGCATTGAATATGATGTTGAATTCCCGCAAGAATATCCTTTTCTCAACACATCAAAAGGTTTACTCGAAGAAGTGAAATTGAATGACTAA
- a CDS encoding PIN domain-containing protein, whose amino-acid sequence MELRYGLALNPQRAKKIESAIASFVESVSTIPFRYETAEQATQIRAALKSKGQPIGAYDVLIAATALEHNLIMVTANQREFERVPDLKLENWRGK is encoded by the coding sequence ATGGAGTTGCGCTATGGACTGGCACTCAATCCACAACGCGCCAAGAAAATCGAATCGGCGATCGCCAGTTTTGTAGAATCTGTTAGTACCATTCCCTTTAGATATGAAACAGCTGAACAAGCAACCCAGATTCGCGCAGCTTTGAAATCAAAAGGTCAACCCATTGGTGCATATGACGTATTGATTGCAGCCACGGCTTTAGAACATAACCTCATTATGGTCACCGCAAATCAACGGGAATTTGAACGCGTCCCAGATCTGAAACTTGAAAATTGGCGAGGTAAATAG
- a CDS encoding HEPN domain-containing protein — MSKEIIQYRLDRAEETYQAAQFLATIKNWNSCINRLYYSCFYAVSALLLKDSLSSPKHTGVRSLFNKNYVKTGIISKDLARLYNDLFERRHEADYADFVDFDESETIPLLHKTRVFLNEVSKTIATNPRKS; from the coding sequence ATGTCTAAAGAGATTATTCAATATCGTTTGGATCGTGCAGAAGAGACATATCAAGCAGCTCAATTCTTAGCGACTATCAAAAACTGGAATAGCTGTATTAATCGTTTGTATTACAGTTGTTTCTATGCAGTGTCTGCACTACTGCTCAAAGATAGTTTATCCTCTCCAAAACATACGGGGGTGCGGAGTCTTTTTAATAAAAACTATGTCAAAACTGGCATTATTTCTAAAGATTTAGCGAGACTCTACAATGATCTGTTCGAACGCAGACATGAAGCGGATTATGCAGATTTTGTTGATTTTGACGAATCTGAAACTATTCCTCTACTTCACAAGACAAGAGTTTTTCTCAATGAAGTGAGTAAGACGATCGCCACAAATCCTCGAAAATCCTGA